The following coding sequences are from one Nitrospira sp. CR1.1 window:
- a CDS encoding four helix bundle protein, with amino-acid sequence MNKPHKKLDAWTTAIELAQQVYQKTDHFPSKEQYGLTNQIRRAGVSIPSNIAEGAARQTKREFVQFLHIAKGSLSELDTQLELAVRLEYLGPKEWQALNELLERVDKMLSGLIRHLGAKS; translated from the coding sequence ATGAACAAGCCCCACAAAAAGCTGGATGCCTGGACCACGGCAATTGAATTAGCACAGCAAGTCTATCAAAAGACCGACCACTTCCCTTCCAAAGAGCAATATGGTCTAACCAATCAGATCAGACGCGCAGGAGTCAGCATCCCAAGCAACATCGCCGAAGGCGCGGCAAGGCAAACAAAGAGGGAATTTGTTCAATTTCTCCATATTGCCAAAGGCTCACTCAGCGAACTCGACACGCAACTGGAACTCGCTGTTCGCCTTGAGTATCTTGGGCCGAAAGAGTGGCAGGCTTTGAATGAACTGCTTGAACGAGTCGACAAAATGCTCAGCGGACTTATTCGTCATCTGGGAGCGAAATCGTAA
- the thiI gene encoding tRNA 4-thiouridine(8) synthase ThiI has product MHCAIVHYHELALKGRNRDFFEQRLVRNIRLALRDLKIRRIESLQGRIRVTIPDEVTPDAVTERLRRICGVSNFLLSESVPLDLRAPDLSIIKRIAQRQLAEQTFTSFRVTAKRADKRLPLTSMDVEREVGGYLHETTGKVVKLKQPDVTLYIELLTKEAHVAARKIQGPGGMPVGTSGKVACLISGGIDSPVAAYRMIKRGCKAVFVHFSGRPLVSRASEEKVQELVQLLTTYQYHSKLYIVPFGEIQQEIVANAPAPFRVVLYRRIMVRIAQELARREGCWALVTGDSLGQVASQTAENLCVVENAADIPMLRPLIGMDKIEITEQAQQIGSFTTSIEPDQDCCKLFVPLHPSTRTKPDDIVRIERGLEISAFVKRGVEKAELTILTFPS; this is encoded by the coding sequence ATGCATTGCGCGATCGTCCACTACCACGAACTCGCCCTCAAAGGCCGCAACCGCGATTTCTTCGAACAGCGACTCGTCCGCAACATCCGCCTGGCCCTTAGAGACTTGAAGATCCGGCGAATCGAATCGCTGCAAGGGCGCATCCGCGTGACGATTCCCGACGAGGTCACGCCGGACGCGGTGACAGAACGGCTCCGGCGCATCTGCGGAGTGTCAAACTTCCTGTTGAGCGAATCCGTGCCGTTAGATCTCAGGGCGCCGGACCTGTCGATCATCAAGCGGATCGCACAGCGCCAACTGGCTGAACAGACATTCACCTCTTTTCGAGTGACGGCCAAACGCGCGGATAAACGTCTGCCATTGACGTCGATGGATGTGGAGCGCGAAGTCGGCGGGTATCTCCATGAAACCACGGGCAAAGTGGTGAAGTTGAAACAGCCGGACGTGACCCTTTACATCGAGCTTCTGACCAAAGAAGCCCATGTCGCGGCGAGAAAGATCCAGGGTCCCGGCGGCATGCCGGTGGGCACCAGCGGCAAGGTTGCCTGTTTGATCTCCGGAGGTATCGACTCCCCGGTTGCGGCCTACCGCATGATCAAACGCGGCTGCAAGGCGGTCTTCGTCCACTTCTCCGGCCGCCCGCTCGTCAGTCGCGCCTCAGAGGAAAAGGTCCAGGAGCTGGTCCAGCTCCTGACGACGTACCAATATCACTCCAAGCTGTACATCGTGCCGTTCGGCGAGATTCAACAGGAGATCGTCGCCAACGCGCCCGCGCCCTTTCGTGTGGTGTTATACCGGCGGATCATGGTGCGGATTGCGCAGGAGCTGGCGCGGCGGGAAGGCTGCTGGGCGCTGGTAACCGGCGATAGTCTGGGCCAGGTCGCCTCGCAGACAGCGGAGAATCTGTGTGTCGTTGAGAACGCAGCGGACATTCCGATGCTCCGTCCGCTCATTGGCATGGATAAGATCGAAATTACGGAACAGGCGCAACAGATCGGCAGCTTTACCACCTCGATAGAACCGGATCAGGATTGTTGCAAACTCTTCGTCCCGTTACATCCGAGCACCAGGACCAAACCCGATGATATCGTTCGCATCGAACGTGGGCTGGAGATCAGTGCCTTCGTCAAGCGGGGCGTAGAAAAGGCCGAACTGACAATTCTTACCTTTCCTTCGTAA
- a CDS encoding response regulator yields MMIVSSSFSGCTMAQEKILIVDDEVVVAEDIRRQLRSLGYVVVGVVASGSEAVDLAGEHRPDLILMDIKLKGPLDGIDAARTIHSRYGIPVIYLTAFSDEDTLERARHTLPLAYLIKPFVSSDLRAALDLALFRHRVLRIAEQRGRWLDSVVQSMGDAVVTIDLQGKVTLLNPAAERLTGWSQSDGLGKAIQDVMVVVDAQRRTPLVNTALSALQQIKASEQGAGPFLLISRQGAEHLITENATVIHDERGAPAGVVLVFRPATA; encoded by the coding sequence ATGATGATCGTTTCTTCGTCGTTTTCTGGTTGCACCATGGCGCAGGAAAAAATTCTGATCGTTGACGATGAAGTGGTGGTGGCTGAAGACATCCGTCGTCAGCTGCGTTCGCTTGGATATGTCGTGGTCGGGGTGGTGGCCTCGGGAAGCGAGGCCGTAGATTTGGCTGGAGAACATCGGCCGGATCTGATCCTCATGGATATCAAGCTCAAAGGTCCGCTGGATGGGATCGATGCGGCCCGAACGATTCACTCGCGCTATGGCATCCCGGTGATCTATTTGACGGCGTTTTCCGACGAAGACACTCTGGAACGGGCGAGACATACTCTTCCGTTGGCGTATTTGATCAAACCCTTCGTGAGTAGCGATTTACGCGCGGCGCTCGACCTGGCGCTCTTTCGTCATCGTGTCTTGCGGATTGCTGAACAACGCGGCCGTTGGCTCGATTCGGTGGTGCAGTCGATGGGCGATGCAGTCGTGACGATCGATCTGCAGGGAAAGGTGACGTTGCTCAACCCGGCGGCGGAGAGATTAACCGGGTGGTCCCAATCAGATGGGCTCGGGAAAGCAATTCAGGATGTCATGGTCGTTGTGGATGCGCAGCGCCGCACACCCCTCGTGAACACGGCCCTCTCTGCCTTGCAGCAGATCAAGGCGTCGGAACAAGGCGCCGGCCCATTCCTGCTCATCAGTCGTCAAGGAGCCGAGCACCTCATCACCGAGAACGCGACCGTCATTCACGACGAACGGGGAGCACCTGCCGGAGTTGTGCTGGTATTCCGTCCCGCCACCGCCTGA